From the Pseudodesulfovibrio indicus genome, the window AATGCGGACGCGCCCAAGTTCGAACTGGACGGCAAGGCCACCGCCAGCAAGATGTTTCCCGCCCCGAACTACGCCCCTTCCTACGGGGCCATCCGGGTCAAGGACGGCCACGCCGTGCTGGCCAGCCTGATCACCCTCAAGGACGCGCGCATGCGCCCCATCTCGGGCCGCGCCATTCCCATCGGGTCCGTTGGCTCCACGGGCGAAGTACCGCTGGACGACTCCCTCAAGCAGCTCGCCTTCGACCCCGAGGGGCTGGATACCGAGGGCATCGACATCGACAAGAAGGACAAGCGGTTCCTGTGGATCTGTGACGAGTACGGCCCGTTCATCGCCAAGATCGACGGCTACACCGGCAAGATCGTCAGGAAATACACGCCCGGCGTGGAGCTGCCCATGATCGCCGCCTCCCGCCAGCCCAACAGGGGCATGGAGGGCATCGCCGTGACCCCGTCGAACAAGGTCCTGGCCGCCATCCAGTCGATCTGCGACGTGGACGGCAAGGTCAAGGAATCCAAGGCGACCTTCATCCGCCTGATGCTTCTCGACCCGGAGACCAACCAGGTCAAACAGTACGCCTACCCGTTCGAGGCCAAGAATTACGCCCGCTCAGCCGACGCCATGATCGGCGACCTGTACGCCATCTCCGAGACCAAATTCATCCTGGTGGAGCGGGGCAAGAACGCCGACGGCAAGGGTCGCATCCCGGTCTTCGTCATCGACCTGGCCGACGCCACCGACATCTCGAACGTCAAGGCCAAGGACGGCGGCGAACTGGAGACCGTGGCCGACCGAACCGAGGTCGAGGCGCTCGGCGTCAGGTACGTGGCCAAGACCCGGCTCATCGACATCAAGGAACACGGCTGGAAGCCCGCCAAGGCCGAGGGCGTGGCCCTGCTGCCCGACATGCGCACCCTGGTGGTGACCTCGGACAACGACTTCGGCTTCACCTTCAAGGTCGTGGACCCGGTCGAGGACGCGGACGGCAAGCCGGTCACCAAGGCCGCCGCCTACACCGTGGACCCGTCCGGCCAGGTCAAGTACAAGGGCCGGCCGGTGAACACCCGCGTGGAGCTCACGCCCACCGGCACCGCGTCCCAGATCTGGTTCTTCACCCTGCCCAAGCGGGTGACCGACTACTAGCTTCCCCATCGGGGGAGGGAGGGGTCACCCTTGTCAACTCCTGTCCCTTCCCTCCCCGTCCATCCCTCGCCGGATGAAAGGCCATGAAAAAGCCCCCGACTCGTCGAGCCGGGGGCTTTGATCTGGCTATGGCGCGGACTAGAAGCGCAGGGAGAGGCAGGTCAATCCGCCGTCCAGCTTGCGGAACTCGGAGACGTCCAGGACA encodes:
- a CDS encoding esterase-like activity of phytase family protein, which translates into the protein MLRTLSLVLLLLASSAQTAWAQNILVEKYDVEIPKEFFVPYTGVYADRFPDGFTVGIGSGMTYVGKAEDGARVFYAIGDRGPNADAPKFELDGKATASKMFPAPNYAPSYGAIRVKDGHAVLASLITLKDARMRPISGRAIPIGSVGSTGEVPLDDSLKQLAFDPEGLDTEGIDIDKKDKRFLWICDEYGPFIAKIDGYTGKIVRKYTPGVELPMIAASRQPNRGMEGIAVTPSNKVLAAIQSICDVDGKVKESKATFIRLMLLDPETNQVKQYAYPFEAKNYARSADAMIGDLYAISETKFILVERGKNADGKGRIPVFVIDLADATDISNVKAKDGGELETVADRTEVEALGVRYVAKTRLIDIKEHGWKPAKAEGVALLPDMRTLVVTSDNDFGFTFKVVDPVEDADGKPVTKAAAYTVDPSGQVKYKGRPVNTRVELTPTGTASQIWFFTLPKRVTDY